The following are encoded in a window of Caballeronia sp. NK8 genomic DNA:
- a CDS encoding GNAT family N-acetyltransferase, with protein MSLLYRPFTADDIAAAHALSVEVKWPHRADDWRSVLDAGAGFIAQDGERVVGTALYWNHGDDGGSLGMVIVAPDCQGKGIGRKLMELLLESLGKRITVLHATPAGEPLYAKLGFERIGAIHQHQSADFNVPRIDLTQGERIRALEPGDTETLVALASRASGFDRSTLLPALLKIARGVVLERDGEALGFALIREFGRGLAIGPVVSVTADQEHTRRAQALIAHWLAQHEGQFTRIDTPHESGLSDWLESIGLKRVDTVIRMARNGTPPRDASVAQFAIINQALG; from the coding sequence GTGTCCCTTCTCTACCGCCCTTTCACCGCAGACGACATCGCTGCCGCGCACGCGCTGTCGGTCGAGGTCAAATGGCCGCATCGCGCCGATGACTGGCGCTCCGTGCTCGATGCCGGCGCAGGCTTCATCGCGCAGGACGGCGAGCGCGTCGTCGGCACCGCGCTGTACTGGAATCATGGCGACGATGGCGGATCGCTCGGCATGGTGATCGTCGCGCCGGATTGTCAGGGCAAGGGCATCGGCCGCAAGCTGATGGAGCTGCTGCTCGAATCGCTCGGCAAGCGCATCACCGTGCTGCACGCGACGCCCGCCGGCGAGCCGCTCTACGCCAAGCTCGGTTTCGAGCGCATCGGCGCGATACATCAGCATCAATCCGCGGATTTCAACGTGCCTCGCATCGACTTGACGCAAGGCGAGCGCATCCGCGCGTTGGAACCCGGTGATACCGAAACGCTCGTCGCGCTCGCATCGCGCGCAAGCGGATTCGATCGAAGCACGCTGCTGCCCGCGCTTTTGAAAATCGCACGCGGCGTCGTGCTCGAACGCGATGGCGAAGCGCTCGGCTTCGCGCTCATCCGCGAGTTCGGGCGCGGTCTTGCCATCGGTCCGGTCGTATCGGTCACGGCCGATCAGGAGCACACGCGCCGCGCGCAGGCGCTCATCGCGCATTGGCTCGCGCAGCACGAAGGCCAGTTCACGCGCATCGATACCCCGCACGAAAGCGGTCTGTCGGACTGGCTCGAAAGCATCGGGCTCAAGCGCGTCGACACGGTCATCAGGATGGCGCGCAACGGCACGCCGCCGCGCGATGCATCCGTCGCGCAATTCGCGATCATCAATCAGGCGCTGGGTTGA
- a CDS encoding tartrate dehydrogenase → MSSKYRIAVIPGDGIGKEVMPEAVRALDAVSKRFNIELEYRHIEWASCDYYAQHGQMMPDDWKAQLQDSDAILFGAVGWPDTVPDHISLWGSLLKFRREFDQYINLRPARLFDGVPSPLANRKAGDIDFMIVRENTEGEYSSVGGTMFEGTDREFVSQTSIFTRKGAERVLKFAFELAQKREKKLTVATKSNGISISMPWWDSRAAEIAQQYPDIKWDKQHIDILCARFVLSPDRFDVVVATNLFGDILSDLGPACTGTIGVAPSANMNPERNFPSLFEPVHGSAPDIAGKGIANPVAMIWSAAMMLDFLGERAAHDAILSAIETVLKQGPHTGDLGGRANTTEVGTAIARLLA, encoded by the coding sequence ATGTCCAGCAAATATCGTATTGCCGTGATTCCGGGCGACGGCATCGGCAAGGAAGTGATGCCCGAAGCAGTGCGCGCGCTCGATGCGGTGAGCAAGCGCTTCAATATCGAACTGGAGTACCGGCATATCGAGTGGGCGAGTTGCGATTACTACGCGCAGCACGGCCAGATGATGCCTGATGACTGGAAGGCGCAACTGCAGGACAGCGACGCCATTCTGTTCGGCGCGGTCGGCTGGCCGGACACGGTGCCGGATCACATCTCGCTGTGGGGCTCGTTGCTCAAATTCCGCCGCGAGTTCGATCAATATATCAACCTGCGTCCGGCGCGCCTGTTCGATGGCGTGCCCTCGCCGCTCGCGAATCGCAAGGCGGGCGATATCGACTTCATGATCGTGCGCGAGAACACCGAGGGCGAGTATTCGTCGGTCGGCGGCACGATGTTCGAAGGCACGGACCGCGAGTTCGTATCGCAAACGTCGATCTTCACGAGGAAGGGCGCGGAACGCGTCTTGAAGTTCGCGTTCGAGCTCGCGCAAAAGCGTGAGAAGAAACTGACGGTCGCGACCAAGAGCAACGGCATTTCGATCAGCATGCCGTGGTGGGATTCGCGCGCCGCCGAAATCGCGCAGCAGTATCCCGACATCAAGTGGGACAAGCAGCACATCGACATTCTGTGCGCGCGCTTCGTGCTCAGTCCGGACCGCTTCGACGTGGTCGTCGCGACGAATCTCTTCGGCGACATTCTTTCGGATCTCGGTCCGGCATGCACGGGCACGATCGGCGTTGCGCCTTCGGCCAACATGAATCCGGAACGCAACTTCCCGTCGCTGTTCGAGCCGGTGCATGGTTCCGCGCCGGATATCGCGGGCAAGGGCATCGCCAATCCGGTCGCGATGATCTGGTCCGCCGCGATGATGCTCGATTTCCTCGGCGAACGCGCCGCGCACGATGCGATCCTTTCCGCCATTGAAACCGTGCTGAAGCAAGGGCCGCATACCGGCGATCTCGGCGGCCGCGCGAACACCACGGAAGTCGGCACGGCCATTGCGCGCCTGCTCGCCTGA
- a CDS encoding Ku protein, whose product MPARSIASLSLSFGLVSIPVKLYSATESASDVRFNLLAPDGARVKQQYVSDSTGEVVERSSMKKGYEFEKGRYVVFTGDELKALEEGASHVVEIVSFVPEKSVDPIFYDKAYFIAPDKRGGKPYSLLQQALAQSGRCALAKWSYKGKTRIVQVRPAEDGMVFQQLLFADEVRSLKDLNIEQAPVSAAELKLALQIIEQGTEDAYDASAYEDEEKKRVLAAIDRKIEGKEIISPEAEEPASGGEVIDLMDALRASLGKSNGKAKATAPAKRKTTAQTEEVIDVPKVRKPAARAPKVPVEAPARTRARK is encoded by the coding sequence ATGCCGGCCCGCTCGATCGCCTCACTGTCGTTGTCCTTCGGACTCGTCTCGATTCCCGTCAAGCTCTACTCCGCGACGGAAAGCGCGTCGGACGTCCGCTTCAATCTGCTCGCCCCCGATGGCGCGCGCGTCAAGCAGCAGTACGTCTCGGACTCGACAGGCGAGGTCGTCGAGCGTTCGTCCATGAAAAAGGGCTACGAGTTCGAGAAAGGCCGCTATGTCGTCTTCACCGGCGATGAACTCAAGGCGCTGGAGGAAGGCGCGAGCCACGTCGTCGAAATCGTCTCGTTCGTCCCCGAGAAGTCGGTCGATCCGATCTTCTACGACAAAGCCTATTTCATCGCGCCCGACAAGCGCGGCGGCAAGCCATACAGCCTGCTGCAACAGGCCCTGGCGCAAAGCGGACGATGCGCACTCGCCAAATGGTCCTACAAGGGCAAGACGAGAATCGTGCAGGTGCGTCCCGCCGAAGACGGCATGGTCTTCCAGCAACTGCTGTTCGCCGATGAAGTGCGCTCGCTCAAGGATCTGAACATCGAACAGGCGCCGGTTTCGGCGGCGGAGCTGAAACTCGCGCTCCAGATCATCGAACAGGGCACCGAGGACGCCTACGACGCGTCCGCCTACGAAGATGAGGAAAAGAAACGCGTCCTCGCCGCCATCGACCGGAAGATCGAGGGCAAGGAAATCATTTCTCCCGAAGCCGAAGAACCCGCGAGCGGCGGCGAAGTCATCGATCTGATGGACGCGTTGCGCGCGAGCCTCGGCAAGTCCAACGGCAAAGCCAAGGCCACCGCGCCGGCGAAGCGCAAGACCACCGCGCAAACGGAAGAAGTCATCGACGTGCCGAAAGTCAGAAAGCCCGCCGCGCGCGCGCCGAAGGTGCCGGTCGAAGCGCCGGCCAGAACGCGTGCCCGCAAGTGA
- a CDS encoding YbfB/YjiJ family MFS transporter, translating to MASPAHASSLPAHPARYAALACAVVLAVALGVGRFAFTPLLPLMLTSGALNIRHGGWLASANYAGYLIGALSCAAIRIDHARMVRLALASTIVLTLAMGLVHVFSLWAAIRFAAGVVSAWAFVFASQWGLRRLAELDAHGLAGLIYAGPGVGIVATGLLGAAAAAFDVPAPSVWIGFAVCSGVAGAIVWQAFAHPTSAMRAHARVADRAPPASTRADSIGLVGFYSLAGFGYIITATFLPVIARQALPGSPWPDLFWPAFGLALMAGALTGARLPLSWDNRLLLAACYLIQALGIGLGIVFPSALGFGIGSLLLGLPFTAITLFAMREARRLRGDAAAGLMGYATAAYGLGQIVGPLVAAPIAAHTGSFSIALWIAVAALGLGAAGLVWLGRRSARA from the coding sequence ATGGCCTCGCCCGCCCACGCTTCGTCGTTGCCCGCTCATCCCGCGCGATACGCCGCGCTCGCGTGCGCCGTCGTGCTCGCGGTGGCGCTCGGCGTCGGGCGCTTCGCGTTCACGCCGCTGCTGCCGCTGATGCTGACGAGCGGCGCGCTCAATATCCGTCACGGCGGCTGGCTCGCGTCGGCCAATTACGCGGGCTATCTGATCGGCGCGCTGTCGTGCGCGGCGATCCGCATCGACCACGCGCGCATGGTGCGTCTCGCGCTCGCCTCGACCATCGTGCTGACGCTCGCGATGGGCCTCGTCCACGTCTTCTCGCTGTGGGCCGCGATACGCTTCGCGGCGGGCGTCGTCAGCGCGTGGGCGTTCGTGTTCGCGTCGCAGTGGGGCCTGCGACGGCTCGCGGAACTCGACGCGCACGGCCTGGCCGGACTGATCTACGCCGGGCCCGGCGTCGGCATCGTGGCGACCGGCCTGCTGGGTGCAGCTGCCGCGGCATTCGACGTGCCCGCGCCATCGGTATGGATCGGGTTCGCGGTCTGCTCGGGCGTGGCGGGGGCGATCGTGTGGCAGGCGTTCGCGCATCCGACCTCGGCGATGCGCGCTCACGCGCGTGTCGCCGATCGCGCGCCGCCCGCGTCGACGCGCGCCGATTCGATCGGCCTCGTCGGTTTCTACAGTCTTGCGGGATTCGGCTACATCATCACGGCGACCTTCCTGCCCGTGATCGCGCGACAGGCCTTGCCGGGCTCGCCGTGGCCCGACCTGTTCTGGCCGGCCTTCGGACTGGCGCTGATGGCGGGCGCGCTGACCGGTGCGCGGCTGCCGCTGTCGTGGGATAACCGCTTGCTGCTGGCCGCGTGCTATCTCATTCAGGCATTGGGGATAGGCCTCGGCATCGTGTTCCCGAGCGCGCTCGGCTTCGGCATCGGCAGCCTGTTGCTGGGCTTGCCCTTCACCGCCATCACCTTGTTCGCGATGCGCGAGGCGCGCCGTCTGCGCGGCGATGCCGCAGCCGGACTGATGGGCTACGCGACAGCCGCATACGGCCTCGGACAGATCGTCGGACCGCTGGTCGCGGCGCCGATCGCCGCGCATACGGGATCGTTTTCCATCGCGTTATGGATCGCGGTGGCGGCGCTGGGATTGGGCGCGGCCGGACTGGTCTGGCTCGGGAGGCGAAGCGCGCGCGCCTGA
- a CDS encoding tetratricopeptide repeat protein, translated as MVAHDLSLPKLVSMLGVTRRVVTGLIDAGFVTPERGPRNELRFSFQDVVLLRTALRLREADVAPRKISQALSRLKSDLPDELPLSGLRVTAEGGSVVVKTGPSQWDAVTGQLLLDFELAEVKGDVVLLDAAPERKSAAALQARDWYDLGGQLMKTDAKGAERAYRRAIELSPEPYYGAYVDLGALLCEDERRCADALLVFDTALAHFPADAVLHFNRAVALEGLGRVDEALQSYRRCLEADADYADAHHNLAILLEKRGDRQGLIRHLNAYRRLSS; from the coding sequence ATGGTCGCGCACGATCTGTCGTTGCCGAAACTCGTGTCGATGCTGGGCGTGACGCGCCGGGTCGTCACCGGCCTGATCGATGCGGGTTTCGTCACACCCGAACGCGGACCTCGCAATGAACTGCGCTTTTCCTTTCAGGACGTGGTCCTGCTGCGCACGGCGCTGCGCCTTCGCGAAGCCGACGTCGCGCCGCGCAAGATCAGCCAGGCGCTGTCCCGATTGAAATCGGACCTGCCGGACGAGCTGCCGCTTTCGGGTCTGCGCGTCACAGCCGAGGGCGGCTCGGTCGTCGTGAAGACCGGACCATCGCAATGGGACGCCGTGACCGGCCAGTTATTGCTCGACTTCGAACTCGCCGAAGTGAAGGGCGACGTCGTGCTGCTCGATGCCGCGCCGGAACGCAAGAGCGCCGCCGCGCTTCAGGCGCGGGACTGGTACGACCTCGGCGGACAGCTCATGAAAACCGACGCGAAGGGCGCGGAGCGAGCCTACCGGCGCGCGATCGAACTATCGCCCGAGCCGTACTACGGAGCGTATGTCGATCTCGGCGCATTGCTGTGCGAAGACGAACGACGCTGCGCCGATGCGCTGCTCGTCTTCGACACCGCGCTCGCACACTTCCCCGCCGACGCCGTGCTCCACTTCAATCGCGCCGTCGCGCTCGAAGGGCTCGGCCGCGTCGACGAAGCGCTGCAAAGCTATCGGCGATGTCTGGAAGCCGACGCCGATTACGCCGACGCGCATCATAACCTCGCGATCCTGCTGGAAAAGCGCGGCGACCGGCAAGGTCTGATTCGTCATCTGAATGCCTATCGCAGGCTGAGCAGCTGA
- a CDS encoding glyoxylate/hydroxypyruvate reductase A — protein sequence MTILYKADPERGRQWAQLFAQKAPDVPFRLWPDIGDPAAVRYLAAWQPPADVMQTFPNLEVIFSVGAGIDQFDLSGVPPHVAVVRMTEPGIVEGMVEYVTQSVLTIHRDLFDYAALQRERVWREMPVRAAATRRVGVLGLGMLGTAVLKTLRLFGFDCAGWSRSPHEIEGVECHAGAESLDAFLARTDILVCLLPLTDATRGLIDKRVFDTLPRGASFINVGRGPHVIQQDLLDALDSGQLHAAILDVTDPEPLPVEHPFWTHPRVRLTPHIASATRPETAVDRVLDNLRRHRAGERMTGEIDRTRGY from the coding sequence ATGACGATCCTCTACAAGGCCGATCCCGAACGCGGCAGGCAGTGGGCGCAGCTCTTCGCGCAGAAAGCGCCGGACGTGCCGTTCCGTTTATGGCCCGATATCGGCGATCCCGCCGCCGTGCGCTATCTCGCCGCATGGCAGCCGCCCGCCGATGTCATGCAGACCTTCCCCAATCTCGAAGTGATCTTTTCGGTCGGCGCGGGCATCGATCAGTTCGATCTGTCGGGCGTGCCGCCGCATGTCGCCGTGGTGCGGATGACGGAGCCTGGCATCGTCGAAGGCATGGTCGAGTATGTGACGCAGTCCGTGCTGACCATTCATCGCGATCTCTTCGATTACGCCGCGCTGCAACGCGAGCGCGTATGGCGCGAGATGCCCGTGCGCGCCGCTGCGACGAGACGCGTAGGCGTGCTCGGGCTCGGCATGCTCGGCACGGCGGTGCTGAAAACGCTGCGTCTGTTCGGCTTCGATTGCGCGGGCTGGAGCCGTTCGCCGCACGAAATCGAAGGCGTCGAATGTCATGCGGGCGCCGAATCGCTCGATGCGTTTCTCGCGCGCACCGATATCCTCGTGTGCCTGCTGCCGCTCACGGATGCGACGCGCGGTCTCATCGACAAGCGCGTGTTCGATACGCTGCCGCGAGGCGCATCGTTCATCAACGTTGGGCGCGGACCGCACGTGATCCAGCAGGACCTGCTCGACGCGCTCGACAGCGGCCAGCTTCATGCCGCCATTCTCGACGTCACCGATCCCGAGCCTCTGCCGGTCGAGCATCCGTTCTGGACGCATCCGCGCGTGCGTCTGACGCCGCATATCGCGAGCGCGACGCGTCCTGAAACGGCCGTCGACCGTGTGCTGGACAACCTGCGCCGCCATCGCGCGGGCGAGCGGATGACCGGCGAGATCGACCGCACGCGCGGCTATTGA
- a CDS encoding aspartate aminotransferase family protein, producing the protein MPIQSLVESDRNHLIHPVVSYRAHEARGVTVLDSADGVFLRDIDGKQLLDAFSGLWCVNTGYGHASIVEAAAKQMTKLPYATGYFHFGSEPAIELAAKLVELAPASLQHVYFTLGGSDAVDSALRFITHYYNATGRPSKKHCIALQRGYHGSSSIGAGLTALPAFHRNFDLPLPTQHHIPSPYAYRNDYADDAALIAASVQALEAKVAELGADHVAAFFCEPIQGSGGVIVPPVGWLKAMREACRKLDILFVADEVITGFGRTGPLFACEGEGVEPDLMTVAKGLTAGYAPMGAVLMSDAVYQGIADGGDASVVIGHGHTYSAHPVSAAIGLEVMRLYHEGGLLANGQALAPRFAQGLDALLAHPLVGDSRHRGLLGALELVADKDSKRGFDASLKLPDRIAAAAYGNGLVFRAFGDNILGFAPALCYTEANFDMLFERLTKTLDDVLAQSEVRAALTGASGCSSRAAA; encoded by the coding sequence ATGCCGATTCAATCGCTTGTCGAGTCCGACCGCAACCATCTGATTCATCCCGTCGTCAGCTATCGCGCGCATGAAGCGCGCGGCGTCACCGTGCTCGATTCCGCCGATGGCGTGTTCCTGCGCGATATCGACGGCAAGCAGCTGCTCGATGCCTTCTCCGGCCTGTGGTGCGTGAACACGGGTTATGGTCACGCGAGCATCGTCGAGGCCGCCGCGAAGCAGATGACGAAGCTGCCCTACGCAACGGGCTATTTCCACTTCGGCTCCGAGCCCGCGATCGAACTCGCCGCGAAGCTCGTCGAACTCGCGCCCGCCTCGCTGCAACACGTGTACTTCACGCTCGGCGGCTCGGATGCGGTCGATTCCGCGCTGCGCTTCATCACGCACTACTACAACGCGACGGGCCGTCCGTCGAAGAAGCATTGCATCGCGCTGCAACGCGGCTATCACGGCTCGTCGTCGATCGGCGCGGGACTCACCGCGCTGCCCGCGTTCCATCGCAACTTCGATCTGCCGCTGCCGACCCAGCATCACATTCCGTCGCCGTATGCCTACCGCAACGACTACGCCGACGACGCCGCGCTCATCGCGGCTTCGGTGCAGGCGCTCGAAGCGAAGGTCGCGGAACTCGGCGCGGATCATGTGGCCGCGTTCTTCTGCGAGCCGATCCAGGGCTCGGGCGGCGTGATCGTGCCGCCCGTCGGCTGGTTGAAGGCGATGCGTGAAGCGTGCCGCAAGCTCGATATCCTCTTCGTCGCCGATGAAGTCATCACCGGCTTCGGCCGCACCGGTCCGCTCTTCGCGTGCGAGGGCGAAGGCGTCGAACCGGATCTGATGACGGTCGCGAAGGGCCTGACCGCCGGCTATGCGCCGATGGGCGCGGTCCTCATGTCCGATGCCGTGTATCAGGGCATCGCGGATGGCGGCGATGCATCCGTCGTCATCGGTCACGGTCATACGTACTCGGCGCATCCCGTCAGCGCGGCCATCGGTCTGGAAGTGATGCGGCTCTATCACGAAGGCGGCCTGCTCGCGAACGGCCAGGCGCTGGCGCCGCGCTTCGCGCAAGGGCTCGATGCGCTGCTCGCGCATCCGCTCGTCGGCGATTCGCGTCATCGCGGCCTGCTCGGCGCGCTCGAACTCGTCGCCGATAAAGACAGCAAGCGCGGCTTCGATGCTTCGTTGAAACTGCCCGATCGCATCGCCGCAGCGGCCTATGGCAACGGCCTCGTGTTCCGCGCGTTCGGCGACAACATTCTCGGCTTCGCGCCGGCGCTCTGCTATACCGAAGCGAACTTCGACATGCTGTTCGAGCGCCTCACCAAAACGCTCGACGACGTGCTTGCGCAAAGCGAAGTGCGCGCCGCATTGACGGGCGCGTCCGGATGTAGTTCTCGCGCAGCCGCGTGA
- a CDS encoding NUDIX hydrolase yields the protein MTSENRRLDQARRLLALAQTGLHYTTAVFDKERYEEIAAIAHEQLADLASMETAALAELFAFETGYANPKLDVRCAVFNEAGHILLVREAADGLWSLPGGWADVGASPAENAAREVREESGYTVEIVRLLAAWDMAKHRHPPSVFHIWKLVFLGEIRQSGATVGTETDAVGFFSPDDLPALSLGRIMPEQIRRLDELRHGSTVDFD from the coding sequence ATGACATCGGAAAACCGACGACTCGATCAAGCCCGCCGCCTGCTCGCCCTCGCCCAGACAGGCCTGCACTACACCACCGCCGTGTTCGACAAGGAACGCTACGAAGAAATCGCGGCAATCGCCCACGAGCAGCTCGCCGATCTCGCGTCGATGGAAACGGCCGCGCTCGCCGAGCTATTCGCATTCGAAACGGGCTACGCCAATCCCAAGCTCGACGTCAGATGCGCCGTGTTCAACGAAGCCGGACACATACTGCTCGTGCGCGAGGCCGCCGATGGTTTGTGGTCCCTGCCCGGCGGCTGGGCCGACGTCGGAGCGTCTCCGGCGGAAAACGCAGCCAGGGAAGTCCGCGAGGAAAGCGGCTATACCGTCGAGATCGTGCGGCTGCTCGCCGCGTGGGACATGGCGAAGCATCGACATCCGCCGTCGGTCTTTCACATCTGGAAGCTCGTTTTTCTCGGCGAGATTCGTCAGAGTGGCGCGACGGTCGGCACGGAAACCGATGCCGTCGGTTTCTTCAGTCCCGATGATCTTCCCGCGCTGTCGCTCGGCCGGATCATGCCCGAGCAGATCCGGCGCCTGGACGAACTCCGACACGGCAGCACCGTGGACTTCGACTGA
- a CDS encoding Lrp/AsnC family transcriptional regulator, protein MSNDSKLDRIDLRILSQLQKRGRITNVELADAVGLSPSPCLIRVKRLEKAGYIVGYGAQIQLEKLGDVQVVFTEVTLADHRREDFINFVNAVKDVDEIVECHLASGGYDYLLKFVTRSVSHYQSIIEGLLERGIGIEKYFSYVIIKTSFVKTHYPLETLFSQSHH, encoded by the coding sequence ATGAGCAACGACAGCAAGCTGGACCGAATCGATCTGCGTATCCTCTCGCAATTGCAGAAGCGCGGGCGCATCACGAACGTGGAGCTTGCCGATGCGGTCGGTCTGTCACCCAGCCCTTGCCTGATTCGTGTGAAGCGGCTGGAGAAGGCGGGTTATATCGTCGGTTACGGTGCGCAGATTCAACTGGAAAAGCTCGGCGACGTGCAGGTCGTCTTCACGGAAGTCACGCTCGCGGATCATCGCCGCGAGGACTTCATCAACTTCGTGAATGCGGTAAAGGATGTCGACGAGATTGTGGAGTGTCATCTGGCGAGCGGCGGCTACGACTACCTGCTCAAGTTCGTCACGCGCAGCGTGAGCCATTATCAAAGCATCATCGAGGGACTGCTGGAGCGCGGTATCGGCATCGAGAAGTACTTCAGCTATGTCATCATCAAGACGTCGTTCGTCAAGACGCATTACCCGCTCGAAACGCTCTTCTCCCAGAGCCATCACTGA
- a CDS encoding LysR substrate-binding domain-containing protein — protein sequence MDLAALTIFRAVVRENGVTRAALKLNRVQSNVTTRIRQLEETLGTDLFIRDGRRLVLTPAGETLLPYAERLLALAEEARHAVSENRPHGRLRLGTMESTAASRLPRVLATYHQRWPEVTLELATGVTRALIDSVRTFGVDAAVMARPIEPEALPAEQFESVPVFEEELALVTPRGRHPAAMASEATGLTLVAFERGCAYRSYAMRWYEQRKIRPARVLELGSYHAIVACVAAGAGVAVAPRSVLALARLDDEVDLHPMGELGRVDTLLVWRKGHASAALDALRSLLVDGA from the coding sequence ATGGATCTCGCAGCGTTGACCATTTTCCGGGCCGTCGTGCGCGAAAACGGCGTGACGCGGGCGGCGCTCAAACTCAATCGCGTGCAGTCCAACGTGACGACGCGCATCCGTCAGCTCGAAGAAACACTCGGCACGGACCTTTTTATTCGCGACGGCCGCCGGCTCGTGCTGACGCCCGCCGGCGAGACGCTGCTGCCTTACGCGGAACGTCTGCTCGCGCTGGCCGAGGAGGCGCGTCACGCGGTCAGCGAGAATCGTCCGCATGGGCGTCTGCGGCTCGGGACGATGGAAAGCACCGCCGCGAGCCGCCTGCCGCGCGTGCTGGCGACCTACCATCAGCGCTGGCCGGAGGTGACGCTCGAACTGGCGACGGGCGTGACGCGCGCGCTCATCGACAGCGTTCGCACGTTCGGAGTCGACGCGGCGGTGATGGCGCGCCCGATCGAGCCCGAGGCGCTGCCTGCGGAGCAGTTCGAATCCGTGCCGGTGTTCGAGGAGGAACTAGCGCTGGTCACGCCGCGCGGACGGCACCCGGCGGCCATGGCGAGCGAAGCGACGGGACTGACGCTGGTGGCGTTCGAGCGCGGCTGCGCATACCGCTCGTATGCGATGCGCTGGTACGAGCAGCGCAAGATCAGGCCGGCGCGGGTGCTGGAGCTGGGTTCGTATCACGCAATCGTGGCGTGCGTGGCGGCGGGGGCGGGCGTCGCGGTGGCGCCGCGCTCGGTGCTCGCACTCGCGCGCCTCGACGATGAAGTCGATCTGCATCCGATGGGCGAACTCGGGCGCGTTGACACGCTGCTCGTCTGGCGCAAGGGGCACGCGTCGGCGGCGCTCGATGCGCTGCGCAGCCTGCTCGTCGATGGCGCGTGA
- a CDS encoding NAD-dependent succinate-semialdehyde dehydrogenase → MTQRYELSDLIRADNFIDGKWVPAASGKRFAVTDPATGDIIAQVADSGPADARAATDAAARAFPAWRDTLPKDRAAVLHRWHALIVENADTLGRLISLEQGKPFAEGRGEVMYGASYVAWFADEATRIYGDIIPQQQRGKRMSAVKEPVGVVAAITPWNFPLAMIARKIAPALAAGCTVVGKPAEDTPLTALALVLLAHEAGVPAGALNLISASRENAQEAVADWLEDARVRKITFTGSTPVGKYLARESAGTLKKLSLELGGNAPFIVFDDADLDAAVTGLMASKFRNGGQTCVCPNRVYVQSSVYEKFADLLAKRVAALKVAPATDADAQIGPMINARAVEKIERHVNDALAHGARALTGGKRLTELGPNYYAPTVLADATPDMQLSCEETFGPVVPLFRFDDEAEAIRAANDTPFGLAAYFYSQNLKRIDRVSRLLESGLVGINEGAISSEAAPFGGVKESGYGREGSKYGLDDYLSIKYLCQGGLE, encoded by the coding sequence ATGACACAACGCTACGAGTTGAGCGATCTGATTCGCGCCGACAATTTCATCGACGGCAAATGGGTGCCCGCTGCGAGCGGCAAGCGCTTCGCCGTCACCGATCCGGCGACGGGCGACATCATCGCGCAGGTCGCCGACAGCGGCCCCGCCGATGCCCGCGCCGCCACCGATGCCGCCGCGCGCGCGTTCCCCGCCTGGCGCGATACCTTGCCGAAGGACCGCGCGGCCGTGCTGCATCGCTGGCATGCGCTGATCGTCGAGAACGCGGATACGCTCGGACGTCTCATCTCGCTCGAGCAAGGCAAGCCGTTCGCGGAAGGACGCGGTGAAGTGATGTACGGCGCGTCGTATGTCGCATGGTTCGCCGATGAAGCCACGCGCATCTATGGCGACATCATTCCGCAGCAGCAGCGCGGCAAGCGCATGAGCGCGGTGAAGGAACCGGTGGGCGTCGTCGCGGCGATCACGCCGTGGAATTTTCCGCTCGCGATGATCGCGCGCAAGATCGCGCCCGCGCTCGCGGCGGGCTGCACGGTCGTCGGCAAGCCAGCCGAGGACACGCCGCTCACCGCGCTCGCGCTGGTGCTGCTCGCGCATGAAGCGGGCGTGCCGGCGGGCGCGTTGAATCTCATCAGCGCTTCGCGCGAGAACGCGCAGGAAGCGGTCGCCGACTGGCTCGAAGATGCCCGCGTGCGCAAGATCACGTTCACGGGCTCGACGCCAGTGGGCAAGTATCTCGCGCGCGAATCGGCGGGCACGCTGAAGAAGCTGTCGCTGGAACTCGGCGGCAATGCGCCTTTCATCGTGTTCGACGACGCCGATCTCGATGCCGCTGTCACGGGCCTCATGGCATCGAAGTTCCGCAATGGCGGGCAGACTTGCGTATGCCCGAATCGCGTGTATGTGCAGTCATCTGTCTATGAGAAGTTCGCCGATCTGCTGGCGAAGCGCGTCGCGGCATTGAAGGTCGCGCCCGCCACCGACGCCGACGCGCAGATCGGCCCGATGATCAACGCGCGCGCGGTGGAGAAGATCGAACGTCACGTGAACGATGCGCTCGCACATGGCGCACGCGCGCTCACGGGCGGCAAGCGTTTGACCGAACTCGGTCCGAACTACTACGCGCCGACCGTGCTCGCCGATGCCACGCCCGACATGCAACTGAGCTGCGAGGAAACCTTCGGCCCGGTCGTACCGCTGTTCCGTTTCGACGACGAAGCCGAGGCGATCCGCGCCGCCAACGACACGCCGTTCGGCCTTGCCGCGTATTTCTATAGCCAGAACCTGAAGCGCATCGATCGCGTGTCGCGTCTGCTCGAATCGGGACTCGTCGGCATCAACGAAGGCGCGATTTCGAGCGAGGCGGCGCCGTTCGGCGGCGTGAAGGAATCGGGCTATGGACGCGAAGGCTCGAAGTACGGTCTCGACGATTACCTCTCGATCAAATACCTCTGTCAGGGCGGACTCGAATGA